In a single window of the Acyrthosiphon pisum isolate AL4f chromosome X, pea_aphid_22Mar2018_4r6ur, whole genome shotgun sequence genome:
- the LOC100164403 gene encoding piwi-like protein Siwi, with protein sequence MAQYKLQLWPGYEATIGRYEDNILLCAEISTKVMRQETVLDFLNQCAADRNRNKDWMMNFIRGVVGTTVMTKYNNETYRIDDIDENSDPTSEFSKKDGSKITYIQYYKENWNLTIRTTRQPMLISKNKRSIRRFGEEDTLIYLVPELCVMTGLNDAMRNNFKLMKDMAIHTRVNPKGRMERLTNFSNRLIKTPDSVNELKRWNLTLSNKLVELTGRTLPPEPIQSRTNGYNGGEEADWTKNLRSLPMFTSAIMKHWVILAPRDCCREVDLFAQTLVKTAQGMNFTLPKPSIVPMNDGKANTFLSNLEQVINVSNPAFILCVIPSARGDIYSLIKRKLCIDRAVPSQVVLLKNVQKNDLSICTKIAIQINCKLGGAPWLVTIPKKGMMIVGFDVCHDSQRKNISFGALVATMNDFHTSYFSCVEPHQSGEELSVNFATAITKALAKYRAKNGSLPTSIIVYRDGVGEGQISHVHKTEVKLLQTACEQAYGPKSVPFAFVIVTKRISARFFAPSKRGMENPRPGTIIDTVVTDPTKYDFFLVSQHVRQGTVTPTHYQVIEDTLGLPPDIMQRLTFKLTHMYYNWSGTVRVPAPCQLAHKLAFLTGQTLRHAPHTGLDELLYFL encoded by the exons ATGGCTCAGTATAAGCTTCAACTTTGGCCAGGATATGAAGCAACAATTGGCAGGTATGAAGATAACATTTTGTTATGCGCCGAAATTTCAACAAAAGTTATGCGTCAAGAGACAGTATTGGACTTTTTAAACCAATGTGCTGCTGATAGAAACAGAAATAAAGATTGGATG atGAACTTTATACGTGGGGTTGTTGGTACTACGGTGATGACAAAATACAACAATGAAACATACAGAATTGATGACATAGATGAAAATTCTGACCCTACATCTGAATTCAGTAAAAAAGATGGatctaaaattacatacattCAATATTACAAAGAA AATTGGAATTTGACCATTCGTACTACCAGGCAACCAATGttgatttcaaaaaataagaGATCCATACGACGATTTGGGGAAGAAGATACATTGATATATCTTGTTCCAGAATTATGTGTTATGACTGGTCTAAATGATGCCATGAG aaataatttcaaaCTTATGAAAGATATGGCCATACATACCCGTGTAAATCCTAAAGGACGCATGGAACGACTAACAAATTTTTCAAATCGCCTTATTAAAACACCTGac tctgTAAATGAATTGAAAAGATGGAATCTGACTTTAAGTAATAAACTTGTTGAACTAACTGGTCGTACTTTACCTCCGGAACCAATTCAAAGTCGTACTAACGGGTATAATGGCGGTGAAGAAGCAGATTGGACAAAAAATTTACGCTCTTTACCAATGTTCACTTCCGCGATTATGAAGCATTGGGTCATTTTAGCTCCAAGGGACTGTTGTCGAGAAGTTGATTTATTTGCTCAGACTCTAGTAAAGACTGCACAAGGAATGAATTTCACACTACCTAAGCCTTCTAT AGTCCCAATGAATGATGGAAaagcaaatacatttttaagcaatTTGGAACAAGTAATAAATGTATCTAATCCGGCAttcatattatgtgttattccaTCGGCACGTGGTGATATTTATAGTTTGATTAAGCGGAAATTATGTATTGATAGAGCAG tACCATCCCAAGTAGTATTGTTGAAAAATGTGCAAAAAAACGATTTGTCTATATGTACAAAAATTGCTATACAGATAAACTGTAAACTTGGTGGTGCTCCTTGGCTAGTTACCATTcctaaaaaa GGAATGATGATAGTTGGTTTCGACGTTTGTCACGATAGTCAACGCAAAAATATATCATTCGGAGCTTTAGTAGCAACCATGAATGACTTTCATACAAGTTACTTCAGTTGTGTTGAACCTCATCAAAGTGGGGAAGAACTTTCAGTTAATTTTGCTACTGCCATAACTA aGGCCTTGGCTAAGTATAGGGCTAAAAATGGATCATTACCTACTTCCATTATTGTATACAGAGATGGTGTTGGGGAAGGCCAAATATCGCATGTCCATAAGACTGAAGTTAAACTTTTAcag actgcTTGTGAACAAGCTTATGGACCAAAATCTGTTCCATTTGCGTTTGTTATAGTTACAAAACGTATTAGTGCAAGATTTTTTGCTCCTTCCAAAAGAGGCATGGAAAATCCTCGACCTGGTACAATTATTGATACTGTGGTTACAGACCCAACCAA GTACGATTTCTTTTTAGTTTCACAACATGTACGGCAGGGTACTGTCACTCCTACACATTATCAAGTGATTGAAGATACACTTGGACTTCCCCCTGATATAATGCAAAGACTTACATTCAAGTTGACTCACATGTACTACAATTGGTCG GGTACTGTGCGGGTTCCTGCTCCATGTCAGTTGGCACACAAATTGGCTTTCCTTACCGGTCAGACCCTCAGACATGCTCCTCACACTGGATTGGACGAGttgttatactttttataa